A section of the Castanea sativa cultivar Marrone di Chiusa Pesio chromosome 12, ASM4071231v1 genome encodes:
- the LOC142619084 gene encoding TMV resistance protein N-like: protein MSTQGAPSSSSSTPKRKYEVFLSFRGLDTRRNFTDHLYAALQRKGISTFRDDEELDRGQPISLELWKAIEESRFAIVIFSRNYSSSTWCLKELAEIVKCMKNRGLTILPIFYDVDPSDVRKQTGPFGQAFNEHEECFKENMEMVETWRAALREVANLSGWHLQDRQESIFIQHIVEVILHKLSSSFSCITNDLVGINSSVEKLINLYLGLGNNFWMIGICGLGGLGKTTLARVIYNMFHNHFEGSSFLANVREISKKGDLHLLQQQLLEEILEERNIKIRDVYRGVDMIKNKLCYKKVLVVLDDVDQLDQLQNLAGEQSWFGLGSWIIITTRDEHLLVQHGVHEIYKPNALNIDDALKLFCLKALKNEQPKEGYMKLSQDVVYYAKGLPLALVTLGSFLIGRTMDEWQSALDNFKKIPKREIFDILKVSYDGLEEMWKEIFLDIACFFRGEMKDRVIEILENCGFDARIGVSVLVNKSLLTIEGKKLWMHDLLQDMGREIVHRESRGEPGKCSRIWLYKDLVHVLTRGTATEAIQAIVLKSSQLEKEYRSIEAFSKPFSKMINLRLLIIDNEDIPNGLSHLSNDLRLLEWFNYGSKCLPSSFRPKELVELNLPFSHIKYLWRGVKNLDKLKCIDLRHSENLIQTPNFKGVPILEKLYLSWCSNLVEIHPSVGKLRWLFVLELEHCHSLINLPRMTTKMESLTTLRLCGCSKFRKVPEFEGILKSLSELDLSGTAIEKLPSSIECLTALTVLDLRNCENIERLPNNMDGLRSLEKLVLSGCSQIVELPENLWKINCLKELDLSRTGLRWPIENMFSNGRLSSLKYLTLSYTECFTLPASISQLLKLETLDLCYCKQLQSLPELPQTVRYINAKACYSLESSTALLRMRSSLQPRSLFGCQNDESKGEVAFTLLNHYLQGLLCRKTGFETNTKRKEGGSRSEFQLIIPGSKIPQWLKHRSVSNSVSIVPPPNWCNSRWMGFALCACLYASYSPIIANAEEHGKTSGLRARVIALGDMPHSHCAAEIFFGMELGADHICLLYLSRDDWFATGWNGECNQIEVLFETTNPSWVTQKCGVSLVYEEDVEEFNQSIAQCSNSRVNTYEGSVGNKLKFS from the exons atgagCACTCAAGGAgcaccatcttcttcttcttcaacaccTAAGAGGAAATACGAGGTGTTTCTTAGCTTTAGAGGTTTGGACACCCGTAGAAATTTTACAGATCATCTATATGCTGCTTTGCAACGAAAGGGTATTTCGACCTTTAGGGACGATGAAGAACTTGATAGAGGACAACCAATTTCACTAGAGCTTTGGAAAGCAATAGAAGAATCGAGGTTTGCTATTGTCATTTTCTCAAGAAACTATTCATCTTCGACATGGTGCTTAAAAGAACTTGCAGAGATCgtcaaatgcatgaaaaatagaGGATTGACAATTTTGCCAATTTTCTATGATGTGGATCCATCTGATGTACGAAAACAAACAGGACCTTTTGGACAAGCTTTTAACGAACATGAAGAATGTTTTAAAGAGAACATGGAGATGGTGGAAACATGGAGGGCTGCTTTGAGAGAAGTGGCCAATCTCTCTGGTTGGCATTTACAAGATAG GCAGGAGTCAATATTTATCCAACATATTGTGGAAGTGATATTACATAAATTGAGTTCAAGTTTCTCATGCATTACTAATGACTTGGTTGGAATAAATTCTTCAGTAGAGAAATTGATCAATTTGTATTTAGGTCTTGGGAACAACTTTTGGATGATTGGGATTTGTGGCTTGGGAGGTTTGGGAAAGACAACTCTTGCTAGAGTTATTTATAATATGTTCCATAATCATTTTGAAGGTTCTAGCTTTCTTGCTAATGTTAGAGAAATATCCAAAAAAGGTGATTTGCATCTATTACAACAACAACTTCTTGAAGAAATTTTGGAGGAAAGAAATATAAAGATAAGGGACGTCTATCGAGGAGTTGACATGATCAAGAATAAGCTTTGTTATAAAAAAGTTCTAGTTGTTCTAGATGATGTTGACCAATTGGACCAGTTACAAAACTTGGCTGGAGAGCAAAGTTGGTTTGGATTGGGAAGTTggataataataacaactagaGATGAACATTTGTTGGTTCAGCATGGAGTGCATGAAATATATAAGCCTAATGCACTAAACATTGATGATGctttaaaacttttttgtttgaaagCCTTAAAAAATGAGCAACCCAAAGAAGGTTATATGAAGCTCTCCCAAGATGTTGTGTACTATGCTAAAGGCCTTCCATTAGCTCTTGTTACTTTGGGTTCCTTTTTGATTGGAAGAACAATGGATGAATGGCAAAGTGCGTTGgacaactttaaaaaaattcctaagaGAGAAATATTTGATATACTTAAAGTAAGTTATGATGGACTTGAGGAAATGTGGAAGGAGATATTCTTggatattgcatgtttctttagAGGTGAGATGAAAGATCGAGTAATAGAAATATTAGAGAATTGTGGTTTTGATGCGAGAATTGGTGTAAGTGTTCTAGTGAATAAATCTCTCTTGACCATAGAAGGAAAGAAGTTGTGGATGCATGATCTACTACAAGATATGGGTAGAGAAATTGTTCATCGAGAATCTCGTGGAGAGCCTGGAAAGTGCAGCAGGATATGGCTTTATAAGGATTTGGTTCATGTATTGACGAGAGGAACG GCAACAGAAGCAATCCAAGCCATAGTACTAAAGTCTTCTCAGCTAGAAAAAGAATACCGGAGCATTGAAGCCTTTTCTAAACCTTTTTCAAAGATGATCAATCTTAGATTGCTCATAATTGATAATGAGGATATCCCTAATGGCCTCAGTCATCTTTCTAATGACCTAAGATTACTTGAATGGTTTAATTATGGTTCAAAATGTTTGCCATCCAGTTTCAGACCAAAAGAGCTTGTTGAACTTAATTTACCATTTAGCCACATCAAGTATCTTTGGCGCGGAGTAAAG aatTTGGACAAGTTAAAATGCATCGATCTCAGACATTCTGAAAACCTTATCCAGACACCTAACTTCAAAGGGGTTCCGATTCTTGAGAAATTATATCTTAGTTGGTGTAGTAATTTGGTTGAGATCCACCCTTCTGTTGGGAAACTAAGATGgctttttgttttagaattggAACACTGTCACTCACTTATCAATCTTCCAAGAATGACTACTAAAATGGAGTCTCTTACAACTCTAAGGCTTTGTGGCTGCTCAAAATTCAGGAAGGTGCCAGAATTTGAGGGAATATTGAAAAGCCTGTCAGAACTTGATTTGAGTGGGACTGCTATTGAGAAACTACCCTCATCAATTGAGTGTTTGACTGCCCTTACTGTATTAGATCTAAGAAACTGTGAAAATATTGAACGTCTTCCAAACAACATGGATGGTTTGAGGTCTCTTGAAAAACTTGTTCTTTCCGGATGCTCACAAATTGTCGAGTTGCCAGAGAACCtgtggaaaataaattgtttgAAAGAACTTGATTTGAGTCGAACTGGATTAAGATGGCCAATAGAGAATATGTTTTCTAATGGTCGCTTATCCTCGCTAAAATATTTAACACTAAGTTATACCGAATGTTTCACACTGCCTGCAAGCATCAGTCAACTTTTGAAATTGGAAACTCTTGATTTGTGCTATTGCAAGCAGCTTCAATCATTGCCAGAGCTTCCACAAACTGTGAGATATATAAATGCTAAAGCTTGTTATTCCCTAGAATCATCAACAGCACTACTCAGGATGAGAAGTTCGTTACAGCCTCGCTCCCTCTTCGGTTGTCAGAATGATGAGAGCAAAGGTGAAGTGGCATTTACATTATTGAACCATTACCTACAG GGACTCCTTTGTCGGAAAACTGGATTTGAAACTAATACCAAAAGGAAAGAGGGTGGATCTAGATCTGAATTTCAGTTAATTATTCCTGGATCTAAAATTCCACAGTGGTTAAAACATCGAAGTGTGTCGAATTCAGTAAGTATAGTGCCGCCTCCAAATTGGTGTAATAGTAGATGGATGGGATTTGCTCTCTGTGCTTGTTTGTATGCATCATATTCGCCTATTATTGCTAATGCTGAGGAGCATGGCAAAACATCTGGTCTTAGAGCTCGCGTGATAGCCCTTGGTGATATGCCTCACAGTCACTGTGCCGCTGAAATTTTCTTTGGGATGGAATTAGGTGCGGACCACATTTGTCTATTGTATCTATCCCGTGATGATTGGTTTGCTACTGGTTGGAATGGTGAATGCAATCAGATTGAGGTTCTATTTGAGACCACTAACCCATCCTGGGTTACGCAGAAATGTGGGGTCAGTTTGGTATACGAGGAAGATGTGGAAGAGTTCAACCAATCAATTGCACAATGTAGCAATAGCCGTGTCAATACTTACGAGGGTTCTGTtggtaataaattaaaattttcctaa